A region of Sphingobium baderi DNA encodes the following proteins:
- a CDS encoding ABC transporter ATP-binding protein: MASIITISGLTKSYASGFQALKGVDLSIEEGEIFALLGPNGAGKTTLISIVCGNVRPSGGSVSVAGHDIIRDYRGARSAIGLVPQELSTDQFERVLDTVAFSRGLFGKPRNDVFIEKVLRDLSLWEKRHNRILELSGGMKRRVMIAKALSHEPRVLFLDEPTAGVDVDLRRDMWKLIGELRQMGVTIILTTHYIEEAEEMADRVGVINKGELVLVEDKVALMRKLGKKTLTITLAEPLAKVPDELAEWSVSLKAEGSEMEYLFDTRVERTGVSSLLRKLGDLGIAYKDLNTQQSSLEDIFVSLVHQEKAA, translated from the coding sequence ATGGCATCGATCATCACTATTTCCGGCCTGACGAAAAGCTATGCGTCGGGCTTTCAGGCGCTCAAAGGCGTGGATCTTTCGATCGAAGAGGGTGAGATTTTCGCGCTACTGGGCCCCAATGGCGCGGGGAAAACGACCCTCATCTCGATAGTGTGCGGCAATGTGCGGCCTAGCGGCGGTTCTGTATCGGTCGCGGGTCATGACATTATCCGTGACTACCGCGGCGCTAGGTCCGCCATCGGTCTTGTGCCGCAGGAATTGTCCACCGACCAGTTTGAGCGCGTTTTGGACACGGTCGCCTTTTCCCGCGGCCTGTTCGGAAAACCACGCAATGACGTCTTTATCGAAAAGGTGCTGCGCGACCTGTCCTTGTGGGAAAAGCGGCACAACAGGATATTGGAGCTGTCGGGGGGCATGAAGCGTCGCGTCATGATCGCCAAGGCGCTCAGCCATGAACCGCGGGTCCTGTTCCTGGATGAGCCGACGGCGGGCGTGGACGTGGATTTGCGGCGTGACATGTGGAAACTGATCGGGGAACTCCGCCAGATGGGCGTCACCATCATCCTGACCACCCATTATATCGAGGAAGCCGAGGAGATGGCGGATCGCGTGGGTGTCATCAACAAGGGCGAACTGGTGCTTGTCGAGGACAAGGTCGCCCTAATGCGGAAACTCGGGAAAAAGACGCTGACGATCACCCTCGCGGAACCGCTTGCGAAAGTGCCGGACGAACTGGCTGAATGGAGCGTATCCCTGAAGGCCGAGGGGAGCGAAATGGAATATCTGTTCGACACGCGGGTCGAGCGCACGGGTGTGTCTTCCCTGCTTCGCAAGCTCGGCGATCTTGGCATAGCCTACAAGGACCTCAACACGCAGCAGAGCAGCCTGGAGGATATTTTCGTCAGCCTGGTGCATCAGGAGAAGGCGGCATGA
- a CDS encoding ABC transporter permease: protein MSGPNLRAIWAIYKFELHRFRRTLLTGLLVPVITTSLYFVVFGGAIGSRMTEIDGIPYAAFIVPGLIMMSMFTESIFNASFGIYMPKFTGTIYELLSAPVSATETVTAYVGAAATKAFIVGIIIFATAHLFVDLPIAHPFAMVAFMVLIAISFCLFGFILGIWAQSFEQLQVIPMLLIMPMTFLGGAFYSIHMLGEPWRTITLFNPIVYLISGFRWTFFGKGDVGIEFSIAFIGAMLVLCIAIVGWIFRTGYRLKK, encoded by the coding sequence ATGAGCGGCCCCAATCTGCGCGCCATATGGGCGATCTACAAATTCGAGCTGCACAGATTCCGGCGCACGCTTCTGACCGGGCTTCTGGTGCCGGTCATCACGACATCGCTCTATTTCGTAGTCTTCGGCGGTGCGATCGGTTCGCGCATGACGGAAATCGACGGCATTCCCTATGCCGCCTTCATCGTGCCGGGCCTCATCATGATGTCCATGTTCACGGAAAGCATTTTCAATGCCAGTTTCGGGATATACATGCCGAAATTCACCGGCACCATCTATGAACTGCTGTCCGCGCCGGTTTCAGCGACGGAAACCGTGACCGCCTATGTGGGGGCGGCGGCGACGAAGGCCTTCATCGTCGGCATCATCATCTTCGCGACGGCGCATCTGTTCGTCGATCTACCCATCGCGCACCCCTTCGCCATGGTCGCTTTCATGGTTCTTATAGCGATCAGTTTCTGCCTGTTCGGTTTCATTCTGGGCATATGGGCGCAGAGTTTCGAGCAGTTACAGGTCATTCCCATGCTGCTCATCATGCCGATGACCTTTCTGGGTGGCGCTTTTTATTCCATCCACATGCTGGGCGAGCCGTGGCGAACGATTACGCTGTTCAACCCGATCGTCTATCTGATCTCCGGCTTTCGCTGGACCTTTTTTGGCAAGGGCGATGTGGGGATCGAATTCAGCATCGCGTTCATCGGGGCGATGCTGGTGCTGTGCATTGCGATTGTGGGATGGATATTCAGGACGGGCTACCGCCTGAAGAAATAG